One Pleurocapsa sp. PCC 7327 DNA segment encodes these proteins:
- the secD gene encoding protein translocase subunit SecD: MQKQSWKIALILALIIGAIATIILIPPQLGLDLRGGAQLTIQVQTTKEAKEIKPEDLTAVKTVIENRINALGVSEPLIQTVGANKILVQLPGVTDSQQAERILGGTAQLEFRAQKKGTEAQFNAEYAIKRQLETELTQLRKNPQGNAQRIAELNESIKKSNAAIAPLFESVGLTGKNLKNAYPSSTQGSAWEVAISFDSEGANKFAELTKNLAGTRRSIGIFLDNDLISAPIVDVKFATTGITGGNAVITGNFTVETANELAVQLRGGSLPFPVEVVENRTIGATLGQDSIRRSIYAGMAGLILVLIFMGVYYRLPGLIADLALVIYALLTLACFALVGVTLTLPGIAGFILSIGMAVDANVLIFERTREELRAGNTLYRAVEAGFYRAFSSILDSNVTTLIACGALAWLGSGLVRGFAVTLGIGVGVSMFTALTCSRTFMLLLVLGFPGIRQKPELFCPNLPASLKG, translated from the coding sequence ATGCAAAAACAAAGTTGGAAAATTGCCTTAATTTTGGCGCTAATCATCGGCGCGATCGCGACTATAATATTGATTCCCCCTCAGCTTGGCTTGGATCTCAGAGGCGGCGCACAACTGACGATTCAGGTACAAACTACCAAGGAAGCCAAAGAGATTAAACCAGAAGATTTGACAGCTGTTAAAACGGTCATTGAAAATCGTATTAATGCGCTAGGCGTTTCAGAACCTCTCATCCAAACTGTCGGCGCCAATAAAATTTTAGTGCAGTTACCGGGCGTAACCGACTCTCAACAAGCCGAACGGATTTTAGGCGGTACGGCACAGCTAGAATTTCGAGCGCAGAAAAAGGGAACGGAAGCTCAGTTTAATGCCGAGTATGCTATTAAACGGCAGTTAGAAACAGAACTCACCCAGCTCAGAAAAAATCCTCAAGGAAATGCTCAAAGGATTGCCGAATTAAACGAGTCTATCAAGAAATCGAACGCAGCGATCGCACCACTCTTTGAATCGGTCGGTTTAACCGGAAAAAATCTTAAAAACGCCTATCCGAGTTCTACTCAAGGCAGTGCTTGGGAAGTGGCCATTAGCTTTGATAGCGAAGGAGCCAACAAATTTGCCGAACTGACTAAGAACCTAGCAGGAACGCGGCGCAGTATTGGAATTTTCCTCGATAACGATCTTATCAGCGCTCCGATTGTTGACGTGAAATTTGCCACAACAGGGATTACTGGCGGCAATGCCGTGATTACGGGCAACTTTACCGTTGAAACTGCTAACGAACTAGCCGTCCAGCTTCGCGGCGGTTCGCTTCCCTTTCCGGTAGAGGTCGTCGAAAACCGAACTATTGGGGCAACTTTAGGACAAGACAGCATCCGTCGCAGTATCTATGCCGGAATGGCTGGCTTGATCTTGGTGTTAATTTTTATGGGAGTTTACTATCGACTTCCCGGACTAATTGCCGATTTAGCCTTGGTTATCTATGCGTTGTTAACGCTAGCTTGTTTCGCTTTGGTAGGAGTGACCTTAACCTTACCTGGGATCGCGGGATTTATCCTCAGTATCGGCATGGCAGTGGATGCTAACGTACTCATTTTTGAGCGCACCAGAGAAGAACTCCGCGCTGGCAACACCCTCTATCGGGCCGTTGAAGCCGGTTTTTACCGAGCTTTTTCTAGTATTTTGGATAGTAACGTTACTACATTGATTGCTTGCGGGGCGCTAGCTTGGCTCGGTTCGGGTTTGGTGAGGGGTTTTGCCGTTACGCTGGGCATTGGCGTAGGGGTCAGCATGTTCACTGCGCTGACTTGCAGTCGGACTTTCATGTTGCTATTGGTGTTGGGATTCCCAGGAATTCGACAAAAACCAGAACTCTTTTGTCCCAACTTACCTGCCTCGTTGAAGGGATGA